The following proteins come from a genomic window of Microbacterium lemovicicum:
- a CDS encoding cation:proton antiporter, with protein sequence MADLSTLLVIPLVAVLAPLLSRGISRWLPVPIVVFELVLGIAMGPSLLDWAQPSPFASTLAELGLAMLFFVAGTEIQFAALTGRTGARAGLGWLISLIAGVALGWLIAPGDSAIVLGVALSSTALGTLLPILRDAGELRTPFGFSVSAVGAVGEFGPLVAISVFLGSRDPGLATVILAVFAVIAALAVWWAVKAPQGRLHAVVTSTLHTSGQFAMRVVLLILAVLVALSLFLGIDMLLGAFTAGIVWRLVMREAPAADREAVESKIEAVAFGFLVPMFFVYTGVTFDLSALTSAPLLLAGVVIALLALFVVRGLPSVLASPAGTSHRERLSIALMGATGLPIIVAVTNIAVQKGLITSPFASVLVGAGMLSVLVFPLVAMSLRGERASVRSAIVEDVV encoded by the coding sequence GTGGCCGACCTCAGCACCCTCCTGGTGATCCCGCTGGTCGCCGTGCTCGCACCGCTGCTCTCGCGCGGGATCAGCCGCTGGCTGCCGGTGCCCATCGTCGTGTTCGAGCTGGTGCTGGGCATCGCGATGGGTCCGAGCCTGCTCGACTGGGCGCAGCCGTCGCCGTTCGCGAGCACGCTGGCCGAACTCGGCCTCGCCATGCTGTTCTTCGTCGCCGGCACCGAGATCCAGTTCGCCGCCCTCACCGGACGCACCGGTGCACGGGCGGGCCTCGGCTGGCTCATCAGCCTCATCGCGGGTGTGGCCCTCGGCTGGCTGATCGCGCCCGGCGACTCGGCCATCGTCCTCGGGGTCGCGCTGTCGTCCACCGCACTGGGCACCCTGCTGCCGATCCTGCGCGACGCGGGCGAGCTGCGCACCCCGTTCGGCTTCAGCGTCAGTGCGGTCGGCGCCGTGGGGGAGTTCGGACCGCTCGTCGCGATCTCGGTCTTCCTCGGCAGCCGCGACCCCGGACTCGCCACCGTGATCCTGGCCGTCTTCGCCGTGATCGCCGCGCTCGCCGTCTGGTGGGCGGTCAAGGCCCCGCAGGGCCGCCTGCACGCCGTCGTGACCTCGACGCTGCACACCTCCGGCCAGTTCGCGATGCGGGTGGTGCTGCTGATCCTCGCCGTGCTCGTCGCGCTCAGCCTGTTCCTCGGCATCGACATGCTGCTGGGCGCCTTCACCGCGGGCATCGTCTGGCGGCTGGTGATGCGCGAGGCGCCCGCGGCCGACCGCGAGGCGGTCGAGAGCAAGATCGAGGCGGTCGCCTTCGGCTTCCTCGTGCCGATGTTCTTCGTCTACACCGGCGTCACCTTCGACCTCAGCGCGCTCACGTCCGCGCCGCTCCTGCTCGCCGGCGTGGTGATCGCCCTGCTCGCCCTGTTCGTCGTGCGCGGACTGCCGTCGGTGCTCGCCTCGCCCGCCGGTACGAGTCATCGGGAGCGCCTGTCGATCGCGCTGATGGGCGCGACCGGCCTGCCGATCATCGTCGCGGTGACCAACATCGCGGTGCAGAAGGGCCTGATCACGTCGCCCTTCGCCTCCGTGCTCGTCGGTGCCGGGATGCTGTCGGTGCTGGTGTTCCCGCTCGTCGCGATGAGCCTGCGCGGCGAGCGCGCCAGCGTCCGCAGCGCCATCGTCGAGGATGTGGTCTGA
- a CDS encoding xylulokinase, with translation MALVMGVDTSTQSCKVVIAETAPGTEAAIGAVVRQGRAQHPDGTAVDPAAWWTALQEAIADAGGLADVEAWSIGGQQHGMVVLDADGRVIRDALLWNDTRSAGAAATLREEFGADELAERTGLVPVASFTITKLRWLRDAEPDNAACVAAIALPHDWLTWRLRGFGPEGESERGPVLEELVTDRSDASGTGYWDPRAGGYDRDLLAAALGHDAILPRVLGPQEWVEDAAGRRVGPGAGDNAGAALGLQAGPGDVVISIGTSGTVFAVSEQRTIDPTGTVAGFADASGRFLPLVATLNAARVLDAIGRLLAVDHAELSRLALAAAPGAAGLALVPYFEGERTPNLPDATASLTGMTLASTTRENLARAAVEGMLSGLSAGLEALRGLGVPLERALLVGGGAQSEAVRTIAPQVLGLPVEVPEPGEYVALGAARQAARVLAG, from the coding sequence ATGGCTCTGGTGATGGGTGTCGACACGTCGACGCAGTCGTGCAAGGTCGTGATCGCCGAGACGGCTCCGGGGACGGAGGCCGCGATCGGCGCGGTCGTCCGTCAGGGGCGGGCGCAGCATCCCGACGGGACGGCGGTCGATCCGGCCGCCTGGTGGACCGCGCTGCAGGAGGCGATCGCCGACGCCGGCGGTCTCGCCGACGTCGAGGCGTGGTCGATCGGCGGCCAGCAGCACGGCATGGTCGTGCTCGACGCCGATGGGCGCGTGATCCGCGACGCCCTGCTGTGGAACGACACGCGCTCGGCCGGAGCCGCGGCGACGCTGCGGGAGGAGTTCGGCGCCGACGAGCTCGCCGAGCGAACGGGGCTCGTGCCCGTGGCATCCTTCACCATCACGAAGCTGCGCTGGCTGCGCGATGCGGAGCCCGACAACGCGGCGTGCGTCGCCGCCATCGCGCTGCCGCATGACTGGCTGACCTGGCGCCTGCGCGGGTTCGGTCCCGAGGGCGAGTCCGAGCGCGGACCCGTGCTCGAGGAACTCGTGACCGACCGATCGGATGCCTCGGGCACCGGCTACTGGGACCCCCGCGCCGGCGGCTACGACCGCGACCTCCTCGCCGCAGCGCTCGGGCACGACGCAATCCTTCCGCGCGTGCTCGGCCCGCAGGAGTGGGTCGAGGATGCCGCCGGCCGGCGCGTGGGGCCGGGCGCCGGTGACAACGCGGGTGCGGCGCTGGGGCTCCAGGCCGGACCGGGCGACGTCGTCATCTCGATCGGCACGAGCGGCACCGTCTTCGCCGTGAGCGAGCAGCGGACGATCGATCCGACCGGCACCGTGGCCGGGTTCGCCGACGCGAGCGGCCGGTTCCTGCCGCTGGTCGCGACGCTGAACGCGGCGCGGGTGCTCGACGCGATCGGACGCCTGCTCGCCGTGGACCACGCTGAGCTCAGCCGCCTGGCGCTCGCCGCTGCGCCGGGAGCGGCCGGGCTCGCCCTCGTGCCGTACTTCGAGGGCGAGCGCACCCCGAACCTCCCCGACGCGACCGCGTCGCTGACCGGCATGACCCTGGCCTCGACGACGCGCGAGAACCTTGCGCGGGCGGCCGTCGAGGGGATGCTGAGCGGACTCTCCGCCGGACTCGAGGCCCTCCGCGGCCTCGGCGTGCCGCTCGAGCGCGCCCTGCTCGTCGGCGGCGGCGCCCAGTCGGAGGCCGTGCGCACGATCGCCCCGCAGGTGCTGGGCCTTCCCGTCGAGGTTCCCGAGCCGGGCGAGTACGTCGCCCTCGGCGCTGCGCGCCAGGCCGCGCGGGTGCTGGCGGGCTGA
- a CDS encoding transposase, with translation MAQAEDDATGDDAALDEIAAELYALPPEGFTAARNGRASSAPRALAARVKALRKPSVAAWAVDLLARQGQLAEAVELSAALREAQDDLDAAELAALGRQRRALVGALAAEAVRLADEQGVSVSSAAREEVEKTINAAVVDAAAAAAVLTGRLVRTLEPGGTDEATLAEAVGGSLPGAPAGAAPRPSRDDLAERRARKAAEKAAREAERAATEAERELARIEARRGKIRERRDHLRERIDDLRAELERFEADEAQVQDDLTAADAEHETARTAAAAARKASDAAQKAIDAPR, from the coding sequence ATGGCGCAGGCCGAGGATGACGCGACCGGCGACGACGCCGCGCTCGATGAGATCGCCGCGGAGCTCTACGCCCTGCCGCCCGAGGGCTTCACGGCGGCGCGCAATGGGCGGGCGTCGTCGGCTCCGCGGGCGCTCGCCGCGCGGGTGAAGGCGCTCCGCAAGCCGTCCGTCGCGGCGTGGGCCGTCGACCTCCTCGCGCGGCAGGGGCAGCTGGCCGAGGCGGTCGAGCTGTCCGCGGCGCTCCGGGAGGCGCAGGACGATCTGGATGCTGCAGAGCTGGCCGCCCTCGGACGCCAGCGCCGCGCGCTCGTGGGCGCCCTGGCCGCCGAGGCGGTGCGGCTGGCCGACGAGCAGGGCGTCAGCGTCAGCTCCGCCGCCCGCGAGGAGGTCGAGAAGACCATCAACGCCGCCGTGGTGGATGCGGCGGCCGCCGCCGCCGTGCTGACCGGGCGGCTCGTCCGCACGCTGGAGCCCGGCGGCACCGACGAGGCGACCCTGGCCGAGGCCGTCGGCGGGTCGCTGCCCGGGGCGCCCGCGGGAGCCGCGCCCCGCCCGTCGCGCGACGACCTGGCCGAGCGGCGCGCCCGGAAGGCGGCGGAGAAGGCCGCCCGCGAGGCAGAACGGGCAGCCACCGAGGCCGAGCGCGAGCTCGCGCGGATCGAGGCGCGGCGCGGGAAGATCCGCGAGCGCCGCGACCACCTGCGCGAGCGCATCGACGACCTGCGCGCCGAGCTCGAGCGCTTCGAGGCGGACGAGGCGCAGGTGCAGGACGACCTGACCGCGGCAGACGCGGAGCACGAGACGGCGCGGACAGCGGCCGCGGCCGCGCGGAAGGCGTCGGACGCGGCGCAGAAGGCGATCGACGCGCCGCGCTGA
- a CDS encoding glutaminase, translating to MDAATPSVPDGPARELDRLLADARARLRDAPREGLGELQTGRRTLGIPRAPRVVPRGRAWHLGILLLSDDALRATGDIVRARAEVRRGFPAESQRRRAEIAAAARRGGFEEGETVHLGWHEVDLAAVGRGEASAPLDVRDGVVVVRWSPSGGFVPLAGYLTDRIELLVHPLRGAT from the coding sequence ATGGATGCTGCGACCCCCTCCGTGCCCGACGGTCCGGCCCGCGAGCTCGACCGGCTGCTCGCCGACGCCCGTGCTCGCCTCCGCGACGCGCCGCGCGAGGGACTCGGCGAGCTGCAGACCGGACGGCGCACCCTCGGGATCCCCCGGGCGCCGCGCGTCGTGCCGCGCGGGCGCGCCTGGCACCTGGGCATCCTGCTGCTGAGCGACGACGCGCTGCGCGCGACGGGCGACATCGTGCGGGCGCGCGCCGAGGTGCGGCGCGGCTTCCCAGCCGAGTCGCAGCGGCGGCGGGCCGAGATCGCCGCGGCCGCGCGCCGGGGCGGCTTCGAGGAGGGGGAGACGGTGCACCTCGGGTGGCACGAGGTCGACCTCGCCGCCGTCGGCCGGGGCGAGGCATCCGCCCCTCTCGACGTCCGCGACGGGGTGGTGGTCGTCCGCTGGAGTCCGTCGGGAGGATTCGTGCCGCTGGCGGGATATCTGACCGACCGCATCGAGCTGCTGGTGCACCCCCTGAGAGGTGCGACGTAG